A genome region from Clostridium pasteurianum includes the following:
- a CDS encoding 6-phospho-beta-glucosidase: MKKLKIVTIGGGSSYTPELMEGFIKRYKTFPLTELWLVDVEGGKEKLEIVGAMAKRMWKASGYPCEVHLTLNRREALKDADFVTTQFRVGFMDARIKDERIPLSHGIIGQETNGAGGIFKAFRTIPVILDIIKDMKELCPNAWLINFTNPSGMIAEAAIKYGGWKKTIGLCNVPITYMKMASEALDIPLEDLNFKFAGLNHFHWHRVWDKYGNERTDDVIEAVYNPNSSKKLKGMANIKDTPMLYEQIKDLGILPCSYHRYYYTTDFMLKDQLKDYEKGETRAESVKRIEAKLFELYKDPNLNYKPKELSKRGGTYYSDAACEVINSIYNNSQTQMVVSTQNNGAISELPYDCIVEISSLITAHGPQPLTWGKFDSAPRALLQHMKGMEETVIKAAVTGNYNKALHAFTINPLIPSGEIAKQLLDEMLVAHKEYLPQFADKIKEIEAQNKSK, encoded by the coding sequence ATGAAAAAGTTAAAAATAGTCACAATTGGTGGGGGTAGTAGCTATACTCCAGAATTAATGGAAGGATTCATTAAACGTTACAAAACTTTTCCTCTTACAGAACTTTGGCTTGTAGATGTTGAAGGTGGAAAAGAAAAATTAGAAATAGTTGGCGCTATGGCAAAACGTATGTGGAAAGCTTCAGGATATCCATGTGAAGTGCATTTAACTTTAAATAGACGTGAAGCCCTAAAAGATGCTGATTTTGTAACAACACAATTTAGAGTTGGTTTTATGGATGCACGTATTAAAGATGAAAGAATTCCTTTAAGTCACGGAATAATTGGTCAGGAGACAAATGGAGCTGGAGGTATATTTAAGGCATTTAGAACTATTCCTGTAATTTTGGACATTATTAAAGACATGAAAGAATTATGTCCAAATGCTTGGTTAATTAATTTTACAAATCCATCAGGTATGATTGCTGAAGCTGCTATTAAATACGGCGGCTGGAAAAAAACAATTGGACTTTGTAATGTACCAATAACTTATATGAAAATGGCAAGTGAGGCTTTAGATATTCCTCTGGAAGACTTAAATTTTAAATTTGCTGGATTAAATCATTTCCACTGGCATCGTGTTTGGGATAAATATGGTAATGAAAGAACAGATGATGTAATTGAAGCCGTTTATAATCCAAATAGCTCTAAAAAGTTAAAAGGTATGGCAAATATAAAAGATACACCAATGCTTTATGAACAAATTAAAGATTTGGGAATATTACCATGCTCATACCATAGGTATTACTATACAACAGACTTTATGCTTAAAGATCAATTAAAAGATTATGAAAAAGGAGAAACAAGAGCTGAAAGTGTTAAACGCATAGAAGCTAAACTATTTGAATTATATAAAGACCCTAATTTAAATTATAAGCCAAAAGAATTATCAAAACGTGGTGGAACTTATTATTCAGATGCTGCATGTGAAGTTATAAATTCAATATATAATAACAGTCAAACTCAAATGGTAGTAAGCACTCAAAACAATGGAGCAATTTCAGAGTTACCATATGACTGTATTGTTGAAATATCTTCACTTATCACCGCTCATGGTCCACAGCCTTTAACTTGGGGAAAATTTGATTCTGCACCAAGAGCACTTTTGCAGCACATGAAAGGAATGGAGGAAACAGTAATTAAAGCTGCTGTTACTGGAAATTATAATAAGGCATTGCATGCATTTACTATAAATCCACTAATACCTAGTGGTGAAATTGCTAAACAGCTCTTAGATGAAATGCTTGTAGCACATAAAGAATATTTACCTCAATTTGCAGATAAGATCAAAGAAATTGAAGCTCAAAATAAATCGAAGTAA
- a CDS encoding serine dehydratase subunit alpha family protein produces the protein MEKSNLKYKNYLQILKEELVPAMGCTEPIAIAYAAAYAKKVLGCIPEKVIVEVSGNIIKNVKSVIVPNTNHLKGIEAAVAAGIIAGKAEKKLEVISEVTEEEKQEIENYMNTHSIKVKPVENKFIFYIQMNLFYKNSFVKVKIVNYHTNIVLVQKDDKVIYEKEANVSHEEGLSDKKLLDIKDIIDFANSVDMDDIEDIIHRQIEYNSRISEEGLKGDYGANIGKVLLSTYGSDIKLRAKAKAAAGSDARMNGCELPVIIISGSGNQGMACSIPVIEYSKELKVSKEKLYRALVISSLVTIHQKTGIGRLSAYCGAVSAGVGSGAGIAYLYGGDYKEISHTIVNALSIVSGIICDGAKASCAAKIAAGVDAGILGYYMYKNGQQFRDGDGIVKKGVEATICNVGKLAKEGMRETDKEIIKIMTE, from the coding sequence GTGGAAAAAAGTAATTTGAAATATAAAAATTATTTGCAAATTTTAAAAGAAGAATTAGTACCTGCTATGGGATGTACTGAACCAATTGCAATTGCATATGCTGCTGCATACGCAAAAAAGGTACTAGGATGTATACCGGAAAAAGTTATTGTTGAAGTAAGCGGAAATATTATTAAGAATGTTAAAAGTGTAATAGTTCCTAATACAAATCACTTAAAGGGAATAGAGGCAGCAGTTGCAGCGGGAATTATAGCTGGCAAGGCAGAAAAAAAGTTAGAGGTTATTTCTGAGGTAACAGAAGAGGAAAAGCAAGAAATTGAAAATTACATGAATACACATTCAATTAAAGTTAAGCCAGTAGAAAACAAATTCATATTTTATATACAAATGAATTTGTTTTATAAAAATTCATTTGTAAAAGTAAAAATTGTGAATTATCATACTAATATTGTCTTAGTTCAAAAAGATGATAAAGTAATTTATGAAAAAGAAGCAAATGTATCGCATGAAGAGGGACTCAGTGATAAGAAATTATTAGATATAAAAGATATTATTGATTTTGCAAATTCTGTTGATATGGATGATATAGAAGATATTATACACAGACAAATTGAATATAATTCACGAATTTCAGAAGAGGGATTAAAAGGTGATTATGGTGCCAATATAGGTAAGGTATTACTTTCAACATATGGTTCTGATATTAAATTAAGAGCAAAAGCTAAGGCAGCAGCAGGATCAGATGCTAGAATGAATGGCTGTGAATTGCCTGTCATTATTATTTCAGGTAGTGGAAATCAAGGTATGGCATGTTCTATTCCTGTTATTGAATATTCAAAAGAATTGAAAGTTTCAAAAGAAAAACTTTATAGAGCTTTAGTTATTTCAAGTTTAGTTACAATACATCAGAAAACTGGAATCGGAAGACTTTCTGCATATTGCGGTGCTGTTAGTGCAGGGGTAGGGAGTGGAGCAGGCATTGCCTATCTTTATGGTGGAGATTATAAAGAAATTTCTCATACAATTGTTAATGCGCTATCTATAGTTTCTGGAATTATTTGTGATGGTGCTAAAGCATCTTGTGCTGCCAAAATTGCAGCAGGTGTTGATGCAGGAATTTTAGGATATTATATGTATAAAAATGGACAACAATTTAGAGATGGTGATGGAATTGTAAAGAAGGGCGTTGAAGCTACTATATGTAATGTAGGTAAGCTTGCAAAAGAAGGAATGAGAGAAACTGACAAAGAAATTATTAAAATTATGACTGAATAA
- a CDS encoding response regulator, whose product MKKVLIVDNSSYMRMFIRKIIEKNGSYKVSEAEGKDDSIERVNIEKPDIVILDLNMSEATLDGIEVLKDIMKINPETNVIIMSAVGHQDVKDECMALGAKSYIRKPVDTKALLKAMN is encoded by the coding sequence ATGAAAAAAGTATTAATTGTTGATAATTCATCTTACATGAGGATGTTTATAAGAAAAATAATTGAGAAAAATGGTTCTTATAAGGTATCTGAAGCTGAAGGAAAAGACGATTCAATTGAAAGAGTTAATATTGAAAAACCTGATATTGTAATTTTGGATTTAAATATGTCCGAAGCCACACTTGATGGTATTGAAGTATTAAAAGATATAATGAAAATCAATCCTGAAACAAATGTAATTATTATGTCCGCAGTAGGACATCAAGATGTGAAGGATGAATGTATGGCCCTTGGAGCTAAAAGTTATATTAGAAAGCCTGTTGACACTAAAGCATTACTAAAAGCAATGAATTAA
- a CDS encoding PAS domain-containing hybrid sensor histidine kinase/response regulator has product MCQNVDYTNAGYSRECITLISNIFKKLLDIDVDNYDTEVKSSLEKIGNFFNLDRIYIYYLSEDPTFMRIESQWNKLGIAPKREFQEEEAVYMLPWLMRNIRKNNFIAINSIDEFPKEATFEIENFKTEGIKSSLIIPLKKKEQLIGFVGYESLSKSIIWEENQITILNYVANFFSYARTRIIKSKLYKSTLKGQAILLNNSKSQIWALSNITSYETVNEAHASFFGKKKKDLEYQDLFDVFDIDTANKLSKNNWELFKKNAPAEKELEIKNFKGENRLLKIRSNPQRDEKGNIKYLICTAEDITEQRQSEIELYKAKEQAEAASIAKSQFLANMSHEIRTPMNGIFGFLQLLEATDLSLEQKGFIRETKSASEMLLHIINDILDFSKIEAKKLVMEKIEFNLRSTIENTVSLYIPKASEKNIEIYTMIKADVPENVIGDPSRLRQILGNLISNAVKFTEHGEITVKVDCIDEKCGTALINFKVEDTGIGIQKERIDTIFQSFTQADTSTTRKYGGTGLGLAISSELVKMMGGKIEVQSVLGEGSTFKFDVKLKISKKVSEKKFAFEKISGTNILVVDSNLNDRNTACSYLDGVGLKVFPVENAGAAITTIISKANTADKINVAIIAYKMSDMSGQELATTLKTMPFAKDIKLILLTSVAKKGDAKIAKEYGFSSYLAKPIKKNDLLGSIAIVLGLKDENNEENQIITKHIVKETEYALKPKILLVEDNEMNRKIVITMLKSHGMNCDVAVNGAEALEAVSKKDYNIVFMDCQMPIMDGYECTARIRAFEGNKKHTTIVAMTANAMKGDSEKCLKAGMDEYISKPIDFNIMFHMIEINIKNKVNNNYSKIINDNISYFIEATGLEKKDAIEVLEEYVKCLPDLLKNINDALNNNDFNKLASLAHELKGSSGSFRINSIYELAIKLEKAAKNQELNECSKMFIKIQEICH; this is encoded by the coding sequence ATGTGTCAGAATGTTGATTATACAAATGCTGGTTATTCTCGTGAATGTATTACCCTAATTAGCAATATTTTTAAAAAACTTTTAGACATAGATGTTGATAACTACGATACTGAAGTAAAAAGCTCACTTGAGAAAATCGGAAATTTTTTTAATCTAGATAGAATATACATATACTATTTATCTGAAGACCCTACTTTTATGCGAATAGAATCACAATGGAATAAGCTAGGTATAGCCCCCAAAAGGGAATTTCAAGAAGAAGAAGCTGTTTATATGCTTCCATGGCTCATGCGAAATATTAGGAAGAATAATTTTATTGCAATAAACAGTATAGATGAGTTTCCTAAAGAAGCAACTTTTGAAATAGAAAATTTTAAGACTGAAGGCATAAAATCTTCTCTCATAATACCTTTAAAGAAGAAAGAACAATTAATTGGATTTGTAGGTTATGAAAGTTTGTCAAAATCAATAATATGGGAAGAAAATCAGATTACAATATTAAATTATGTAGCAAACTTTTTTTCATATGCAAGAACAAGAATTATAAAATCCAAATTATACAAATCAACTCTTAAGGGACAAGCAATTTTACTTAATAATTCTAAATCTCAAATTTGGGCTTTAAGTAACATTACTTCGTATGAAACTGTTAATGAAGCACATGCAAGCTTTTTTGGAAAGAAAAAAAAGGATTTGGAATATCAAGATTTGTTTGATGTATTTGATATAGATACTGCAAATAAACTTTCTAAAAATAATTGGGAGCTATTCAAAAAGAACGCACCAGCTGAAAAAGAACTTGAAATTAAAAATTTTAAAGGTGAAAATAGATTACTTAAAATTAGGAGTAATCCCCAAAGAGATGAAAAAGGAAATATTAAATATCTTATTTGTACAGCTGAAGACATTACAGAGCAAAGGCAGTCAGAAATTGAATTATATAAAGCAAAAGAGCAGGCAGAAGCTGCTAGTATCGCAAAAAGTCAATTTCTTGCTAATATGTCCCACGAAATAAGAACGCCAATGAATGGAATATTTGGCTTCCTGCAACTATTAGAAGCAACTGATTTATCTTTAGAACAGAAAGGATTTATACGAGAAACAAAATCTGCATCTGAGATGCTGTTACATATTATTAATGACATACTGGATTTTTCAAAAATTGAAGCAAAAAAATTGGTTATGGAAAAAATAGAATTTAATTTAAGAAGTACCATTGAGAATACTGTTTCACTTTATATTCCAAAAGCTTCAGAAAAAAATATTGAAATTTATACTATGATAAAAGCAGATGTTCCTGAAAATGTTATTGGTGATCCATCAAGGCTTAGACAGATACTAGGGAATCTTATAAGCAACGCAGTAAAATTTACAGAGCACGGAGAAATTACTGTTAAGGTAGATTGCATAGATGAAAAATGTGGAACGGCTTTAATTAATTTCAAAGTGGAAGATACTGGTATTGGAATACAAAAAGAACGTATTGATACAATTTTTCAATCCTTTACCCAAGCAGATACATCTACGACTAGAAAATATGGCGGAACCGGGCTGGGACTTGCAATATCCAGTGAATTAGTAAAAATGATGGGCGGCAAAATTGAAGTTCAAAGTGTATTAGGTGAAGGTTCTACATTTAAATTTGATGTTAAATTAAAAATTTCTAAAAAAGTCTCTGAAAAAAAATTTGCATTTGAAAAAATTAGTGGCACAAATATTTTAGTTGTTGATAGTAACTTAAATGATAGAAACACCGCTTGCTCCTACCTTGACGGAGTTGGACTTAAAGTATTTCCAGTAGAAAACGCGGGAGCTGCAATTACAACTATTATTTCAAAAGCAAATACAGCTGATAAAATAAACGTTGCTATAATTGCATATAAAATGTCAGATATGAGCGGCCAGGAGCTTGCAACTACTCTCAAAACAATGCCTTTTGCTAAGGATATTAAGTTAATACTTTTAACATCTGTAGCTAAAAAAGGAGATGCTAAAATTGCAAAAGAATATGGTTTTTCTTCATATTTAGCAAAGCCTATTAAGAAAAATGATTTGCTTGGAAGTATTGCTATAGTATTAGGATTAAAAGATGAAAATAATGAAGAAAATCAAATTATAACAAAGCATATAGTTAAGGAAACAGAATATGCATTAAAACCTAAAATTTTATTAGTTGAAGACAATGAAATGAATCGTAAAATAGTTATAACTATGCTTAAATCCCATGGTATGAACTGCGATGTTGCAGTAAATGGCGCAGAGGCTTTGGAAGCAGTTTCTAAAAAAGATTACAATATTGTTTTTATGGATTGTCAAATGCCAATAATGGATGGATATGAATGTACAGCTAGAATAAGAGCCTTTGAAGGTAATAAAAAACATACTACCATTGTTGCAATGACAGCTAATGCAATGAAAGGCGATTCAGAAAAATGTCTTAAAGCTGGAATGGATGAGTACATTAGTAAACCTATTGATTTTAACATTATGTTTCATATGATAGAAATAAATATTAAGAATAAAGTCAATAATAACTACAGTAAAATTATAAACGACAATATTAGTTACTTTATTGAGGCTACAGGTCTTGAAAAAAAAGATGCAATTGAGGTACTTGAAGAATACGTAAAATGTTTACCAGATCTATTAAAAAACATTAATGATGCTTTAAATAACAATGATTTTAATAAATTAGCAAGTCTCGCTCATGAATTAAAAGGTTCTTCTGGATCTTTTAGAATAAATTCTATTTATGAATTAGCAATAAAACTTGAAAAAGCTGCTAAAAATCAAGAACTGAATGAATGCAGCAAAATGTTTATTAAAATACAAGAAATTTGTCATTAA
- a CDS encoding HD-GYP domain-containing protein produces MRIVMVSNLKGSEILGRQIYDETGRVLLGAGVKLKPYYIDKIKELGINLVYIDDDISKNVVIEESISEKTRQMSKRAVKDMISKYSLERKTYSSGIMDSVDSVIEDVLSNKDVLINVAEISASDNNIYSHSVNVSVLSTIIGTHMGYSPLNLKSIATGALLHDIGKIKIMNDNEILNSFKDKKELDKYIKFNHPKIGYDFLGKQHIWSAYVKVAVLMHHEKSDGSGYPLGLESNEINKAAKIVAICDVFDNLISGKYKNNFQTTSEVIEYLVGMSNTYFDADIVRKFTANIAAFPTGSGVLLNTNEKGLVIKQNNSMPTRPIVKVIYDKAGNLLSKPYEVDLIKELTLFIIKSCEF; encoded by the coding sequence ATGAGAATTGTTATGGTCTCTAACCTAAAAGGAAGTGAAATCCTTGGAAGGCAAATTTATGATGAAACAGGGAGAGTCTTACTTGGTGCAGGAGTAAAACTAAAACCCTATTATATTGATAAAATCAAAGAACTTGGAATTAATTTAGTATATATTGATGATGATATATCCAAAAATGTAGTAATTGAAGAAAGTATATCTGAAAAAACAAGACAAATGAGTAAACGCGCTGTTAAGGACATGATTAGTAAATACTCTCTTGAAAGAAAAACCTATAGCAGTGGTATTATGGATTCTGTAGATTCTGTAATAGAAGATGTTTTGTCAAATAAAGATGTTTTAATAAATGTTGCAGAAATAAGTGCAAGTGATAACAATATATATTCTCATTCTGTAAACGTAAGTGTTCTTTCTACAATAATAGGAACTCATATGGGATACAGTCCATTAAATCTTAAATCTATAGCTACAGGTGCACTTTTGCATGATATAGGTAAAATAAAAATTATGAATGATAATGAGATTTTAAATAGTTTTAAAGATAAAAAAGAATTAGATAAATATATTAAATTTAATCACCCTAAAATTGGTTATGATTTTTTGGGGAAACAGCACATTTGGAGTGCGTATGTTAAAGTCGCTGTACTAATGCATCATGAGAAAAGTGATGGCAGTGGATATCCTCTGGGATTAGAAAGTAACGAAATAAATAAAGCAGCTAAAATAGTTGCTATATGCGATGTATTTGATAATTTAATATCAGGTAAATATAAAAATAATTTTCAAACTACATCTGAAGTCATTGAGTATCTTGTAGGAATGAGTAATACTTATTTTGATGCAGATATAGTAAGAAAATTCACTGCAAATATAGCTGCTTTCCCAACAGGAAGTGGCGTTCTTTTAAATACAAACGAAAAAGGACTTGTAATAAAGCAGAACAACTCGATGCCAACACGTCCTATTGTAAAAGTTATTTATGATAAAGCTGGGAACTTACTTTCTAAGCCTTATGAAGTAGACCTAATAAAAGAATTAACTCTTTTTATTATAAAATCTTGTGAATTTTAA
- a CDS encoding alpha/beta hydrolase: MAYKEIITIKNNPSLEGMALMIPEVVYSRVQGVELKMQIFRPWTDDTAKEQPKYPLIVFVQGSAWTFPDVYYEIPQLSQFAREGYVVATLTHRNSLEGHPFPECLQDVKTGIRFLRKHASEYKIDPDRIGIWGTSSGGNLALLVGLTGDEERYKTDEHAQYSDSVKMVVDCFGPADFTSALNKIEYMDEKSRKIFEGLRGEDTEENIKRLLEINPVNHIKRGKNYPPFLLLHGNNDSLVDFSQSELMFHKLSDAGYDASLICVDGAPHEGSFWSRELLGMIKDFIDENL; the protein is encoded by the coding sequence ATGGCATACAAAGAAATCATAACAATTAAAAATAATCCATCGCTGGAAGGTATGGCACTTATGATTCCTGAGGTAGTATATTCGAGAGTTCAAGGCGTAGAGCTCAAAATGCAGATTTTTAGACCCTGGACGGATGATACTGCAAAAGAGCAGCCTAAATATCCTTTAATTGTCTTCGTACAGGGAAGTGCATGGACATTCCCAGATGTTTATTATGAAATACCTCAATTATCTCAGTTTGCAAGAGAAGGGTATGTTGTAGCTACACTAACTCATAGAAATAGTTTAGAAGGGCATCCATTTCCTGAGTGTTTACAGGATGTTAAAACAGGTATAAGATTTTTGAGAAAACATGCAAGTGAGTATAAAATAGATCCAGATAGAATTGGAATATGGGGAACTTCATCTGGTGGCAATCTTGCACTGCTTGTAGGCCTAACAGGTGATGAAGAACGGTATAAGACAGATGAACATGCACAATATTCGGATAGTGTTAAGATGGTAGTTGACTGTTTTGGACCGGCTGATTTTACTAGTGCATTAAATAAAATAGAATATATGGATGAAAAATCAAGGAAAATTTTTGAGGGACTTAGGGGAGAAGATACAGAAGAAAATATTAAAAGGCTTCTTGAAATTAATCCGGTAAATCATATAAAAAGGGGAAAGAATTATCCTCCATTTTTGCTTCTCCATGGGAATAATGATTCACTTGTGGATTTTTCACAGAGCGAATTAATGTTTCACAAATTATCCGATGCAGGTTATGATGCAAGTCTTATATGTGTAGACGGAGCACCTCATGAAGGGTCATTCTGGAGCAGAGAACTTTTAGGTATGATAAAAGATTTTATAGATGAAAATTTGTGA
- a CDS encoding LysR family transcriptional regulator, with translation MNLRDLEYFNCLCKTKNFTETAKILYVSQPSVTMALHRLEKELNTKLIIRDHSSTKFSLTDTGKILEKHVINIFNEINETKFEISRAAGRKIKLGVPPIIGAYFFPAFMEQLVKNGTAENIELVETGSAAMKNLILSDKVDMALIGSLAPIKSKTINATLLKTDEFMVCMSKNHIISEKERLDFKDIAKEKFIVLGDSYIHNKVLKDLFLENGTPLTNFYCTDEIQTAKSLISSGLGIGVMINMAVKNVDSLKKLPLKNPILFYISLVIKRNHYMTLDENKITNVLTSKNIN, from the coding sequence ATGAATCTAAGAGACTTGGAATATTTTAATTGCTTATGTAAAACTAAGAACTTTACTGAAACTGCAAAAATTCTTTATGTTTCACAGCCCTCAGTAACCATGGCTTTGCATAGGCTTGAAAAAGAATTAAATACAAAACTCATTATAAGAGATCATTCGTCAACTAAATTTTCACTAACTGATACCGGAAAAATACTAGAAAAACATGTTATAAACATATTTAATGAGATAAATGAAACAAAATTTGAAATTTCTAGAGCAGCAGGACGCAAAATAAAATTGGGAGTTCCCCCTATTATAGGAGCTTATTTTTTTCCTGCCTTCATGGAACAATTAGTTAAGAATGGTACTGCTGAAAATATAGAACTTGTAGAAACAGGTTCCGCAGCTATGAAAAATCTTATATTATCAGATAAAGTTGATATGGCACTCATAGGTTCACTCGCACCAATAAAATCTAAAACTATAAATGCAACTCTTTTAAAAACAGATGAATTTATGGTTTGCATGAGTAAAAATCATATAATTTCAGAAAAAGAAAGATTAGATTTTAAAGATATTGCAAAAGAAAAGTTCATTGTTTTAGGAGATTCATATATACATAATAAAGTATTAAAAGACCTGTTCTTAGAAAATGGAACTCCTCTAACAAACTTTTACTGCACAGATGAAATACAAACAGCAAAATCGCTTATAAGTTCCGGTCTTGGAATAGGTGTAATGATAAATATGGCCGTTAAAAATGTGGACAGTTTAAAAAAACTCCCCTTAAAAAATCCAATACTTTTTTACATATCACTTGTTATAAAGAGAAATCACTATATGACTCTAGATGAAAACAAAATTACAAATGTACTTACCTCTAAAAATATAAATTAA
- a CDS encoding DMT family transporter translates to MGTNDKRIAYLFLIITTSAWGSLYVAGKFVLKSIPPITILFFRYLIASIVLFIVLKSREKVTIKKSDYKYIFFIGFMGYFISVSSQMIGIKFANASIASLINSMNPVAIIVFAVPLLKEKITLNKVIAVIASVVGAYIIIGGVGGGGAILGIVFSVVSVIIWSLTSIFVRKITQRYDAITVTTYAIIVAMICSFPASIIEIANTSHVTFTTSNIICLIYMGVVCTALPNLLWNKSLSMIEAGKCSLFYPVQPMVSVALGAVFLGEVINKRFIIGAVLIVMGILFSIFGNSKSNVKKLKYEKAS, encoded by the coding sequence ATGGGAACAAATGACAAAAGAATAGCGTACTTATTTTTAATTATTACAACTAGTGCCTGGGGAAGTTTATATGTAGCAGGTAAATTTGTCTTAAAGAGCATCCCACCAATTACAATTTTGTTCTTTAGATATTTAATAGCTTCAATTGTACTTTTTATTGTGCTTAAAAGTAGGGAGAAGGTTACTATCAAAAAAAGTGACTATAAATACATTTTTTTTATTGGGTTTATGGGATATTTTATTTCGGTGAGCTCCCAAATGATAGGGATAAAGTTTGCCAATGCATCAATTGCCTCACTTATTAATTCTATGAACCCTGTAGCTATTATTGTATTTGCAGTTCCATTATTAAAAGAAAAAATTACATTAAATAAAGTTATTGCTGTAATAGCTTCAGTTGTAGGTGCTTATATAATTATCGGTGGAGTAGGAGGAGGCGGAGCAATACTAGGGATTGTATTTTCTGTTGTGTCCGTTATTATATGGTCATTGACATCTATTTTTGTACGTAAGATTACACAGAGATACGATGCAATTACTGTTACAACTTATGCAATTATTGTTGCTATGATATGTTCTTTTCCGGCCTCTATTATAGAAATTGCAAATACAAGTCATGTTACGTTTACTACTTCTAATATAATTTGTTTAATATACATGGGTGTTGTGTGTACGGCTCTTCCAAATTTATTGTGGAATAAAAGTCTTTCAATGATTGAAGCAGGAAAGTGTTCATTATTTTATCCAGTACAGCCTATGGTATCAGTTGCCCTTGGAGCGGTTTTTTTAGGTGAAGTTATAAATAAGAGATTTATAATTGGAGCTGTGTTAATTGTAATGGGTATTTTATTTAGTATCTTCGGAAATAGTAAAAGTAATGTTAAAAAATTAAAATATGAAAAAGCTTCATAA
- a CDS encoding IS110 family transposase — protein MISVGIDVSKNKSTVCIRKLYGEILEKPFEVKHTLEELKKLADKIISFDEESKVILEATGHYHIPVVSYLQERGIWVSVVNPMLMKKYASISIRKGKTDKLDSKTISKFGLDNWHELSNYKIEEDIYYELKALSREYFQFMSLRIKLKVILSNLLDETMPGIAGLLASNSPNFAKDKLSDFVQKYWHYDNIIKLSQNKFTENYKKWTKKEGYQFSENKAHEIYILAKNSITTMPSKMSSTKMIILETIKGIHSTGITLNKILSRMKELAKLLPEYDVVLNMNGVGERLAPRIIAEIGDVRKYYSAKALVAYSGIDAPPYQSGNFNGNNRKISKRGSRYLRKTGYEIMKSIKCRVPTKDTAVYDYIIKKESEGKAKKQAKIAGLNKFLRIYYARVSEILKN, from the coding sequence ATGATTAGTGTTGGCATAGACGTTTCAAAAAACAAAAGTACAGTTTGTATTCGCAAATTATATGGTGAAATTTTAGAGAAACCTTTTGAAGTTAAACATACTTTAGAAGAACTAAAAAAGCTGGCTGATAAGATTATAAGTTTTGACGAAGAAAGTAAAGTAATTTTGGAAGCAACAGGACATTATCATATTCCAGTAGTATCTTATCTACAGGAAAGAGGAATTTGGGTTTCTGTTGTTAATCCCATGCTTATGAAAAAGTATGCAAGTATATCTATTAGAAAAGGTAAAACAGATAAATTAGACTCAAAAACAATCTCGAAATTTGGCTTAGACAATTGGCATGAACTAAGTAATTATAAAATAGAAGAAGATATATATTATGAACTTAAAGCTCTTTCAAGAGAATATTTTCAGTTTATGTCCTTAAGAATAAAACTTAAAGTAATTCTTTCAAACCTTTTAGATGAAACAATGCCAGGAATTGCAGGACTTCTAGCTTCAAATTCACCTAACTTTGCAAAAGATAAGTTATCAGATTTTGTTCAAAAATACTGGCATTATGACAATATTATTAAATTAAGCCAAAATAAATTTACTGAAAACTATAAGAAGTGGACAAAAAAAGAAGGATACCAATTTAGCGAGAATAAAGCTCATGAAATATATATTCTCGCTAAAAATAGTATCACAACTATGCCTTCTAAGATGTCAAGTACAAAAATGATCATCTTAGAAACTATAAAGGGCATCCATTCGACTGGAATAACCTTAAATAAAATATTATCACGAATGAAGGAACTTGCCAAGCTATTACCAGAATATGATGTTGTTTTGAATATGAACGGTGTAGGAGAAAGACTGGCACCAAGAATTATTGCGGAAATAGGTGATGTAAGAAAGTATTACAGTGCAAAGGCTCTTGTGGCTTATTCAGGAATAGATGCACCACCTTATCAATCGGGAAACTTTAATGGAAACAACCGAAAAATATCAAAACGAGGATCTCGATATCTTAGAAAAACAGGTTATGAGATAATGAAAAGCATAAAATGTAGAGTCCCCACTAAAGATACAGCAGTGTATGACTATATAATAAAAAAAGAATCAGAGGGTAAGGCAAAGAAGCAGGCTAAAATAGCAGGATTAAATAAATTTTTGAGAATATATTATGCTAGAGTTTCAGAAATTTTGAAAAACTAA